The following proteins come from a genomic window of Sceloporus undulatus isolate JIND9_A2432 ecotype Alabama unplaced genomic scaffold, SceUnd_v1.1 scaffold_20, whole genome shotgun sequence:
- the LOC121917492 gene encoding trophoblast glycoprotein-like isoform X2 codes for MLGCSFWGSAPPTPIGERKGAWWLELLLLLLLIFSGWVLTQQPVGCPEPCECSEAAKTVKCINKNLTEVPPNLPHYVQNLFLTGNHIRHLASGTFLSELRLELSSVNLSGNQLEQVDAEAFAGLSSLKRLDLSDNTLIWISPEAFGNGSSSPLEELNLRNSLYNNSRVAAIAELLQRGTFLNLTHLYLSDNNLVYLPAGIFSMLPNLRQLDLHNNSLVGLHNVSFWGLRQLQNFNLGDNSLKCLRNSTLVQLRSLPWLSSLNLSHNTWVCDCNIEDMVNWLKESDQVEAKASLKCSSPEEMENSSLVSLDFSGLSCPEPMDDQAQLQTSYVFLGIVLALIGAIFLLVLYLNRKGIKKWMYNIRDACRDHMEGYHYS; via the exons ATGCTGGGGTGCTCTTTTTGGGGCTCTGCACCCCCTACGCCaattggggaaaggaaaggagcctGGTGGCTTGAACTGCTCCTCTTGCTCCTGCTCATCTTCTCAGGCTGGGTTTTGACTCAACAGCCTGTTGGTTGCCCCGAGCCTTGCGAGTGCTCTGAGGCAGCCAAGACAGTGAAGTGCATCAATAAGAACCTGACAGAGGTCCCACCAAACCTGCCTCACTACGTCCAGAACCTCTTTCTCACTGGCAACCACATCCGGCACCTCGCATCTGGCACCTTCCTCTCCGAGCTCCGGCTGGAGCTCAGCAGCGTCAACCTGAGCGGTAATCAGCTGGAGCAAGTGGATGCAGAGGCTTTTGCTGGACTGTCCAGCCTGAAGCGCCTGGACCTGAGTGACAACACTCTCATCTGGATCAGTCCTGAAGCCTttggcaatggcagcagcagcccttTGGAGGAGCTAAATCTGCGTAACTCCCTCTACAATAACAGCAGGGTGGCAGCCATTGCTGAGCTGCTCCAGAGGGGGACCTTCCTGAACTTGACCCACCTGTACCTGTCTGATAACAACCTGGTTTACTTGCCAGCAGGCATCTTCTCCATGCTGCCCAACCTGCGGCAGCTGGACCTGCACAACAACTCCCTGGTGGGCTTGCATAACGTCTCTTTCTGGGGTCTCCGCCAGCTGCAGAATTTCAACCTTGGAGACAACTCCCTCAAGTGCCTGAGGAACAGCACCCTTGTGCAGCTCCGCAGCCTCCCCTGGCTCTCCAGCCTTAACCTCAGCCACAACACCTGGGTCTGTGACTGCAACATCGAGGACATGGTGAACTGGTTGAAGGAAAGTGACCAGGTGGAGGCCAAAGCGTCTCTCAAGTGCTCTTCTCCTGAGGAGATGGAGAATAGCTCCTTGGTGAGCCTTGATTTCTCAGGCCTGAGCTGCCCCGAGCCAATGGATGACCAGGCTCAGCTGCAGACTTCTTACGTCTTCCTTGGCATAGTTTTAGCCCTCATTGGTGCCATTTTCCTCCTGGTTTTATACTTGAACCGAAAAGGGATCAAAAAGTGGATGTACAATATCAGGGATGCCTGTAGAGACCACATGGAGGGATATCACTACAG tTGA
- the LOC121917492 gene encoding trophoblast glycoprotein-like isoform X1 — protein MLGCSFWGSAPPTPIGERKGAWWLELLLLLLLIFSGWVLTQQPVGCPEPCECSEAAKTVKCINKNLTEVPPNLPHYVQNLFLTGNHIRHLASGTFLSELRLELSSVNLSGNQLEQVDAEAFAGLSSLKRLDLSDNTLIWISPEAFGNGSSSPLEELNLRNSLYNNSRVAAIAELLQRGTFLNLTHLYLSDNNLVYLPAGIFSMLPNLRQLDLHNNSLVGLHNVSFWGLRQLQNFNLGDNSLKCLRNSTLVQLRSLPWLSSLNLSHNTWVCDCNIEDMVNWLKESDQVEAKASLKCSSPEEMENSSLVSLDFSGLSCPEPMDDQAQLQTSYVFLGIVLALIGAIFLLVLYLNRKGIKKWMYNIRDACRDHMEGYHYRYEINADPRLTHLGSNSDV, from the coding sequence ATGCTGGGGTGCTCTTTTTGGGGCTCTGCACCCCCTACGCCaattggggaaaggaaaggagcctGGTGGCTTGAACTGCTCCTCTTGCTCCTGCTCATCTTCTCAGGCTGGGTTTTGACTCAACAGCCTGTTGGTTGCCCCGAGCCTTGCGAGTGCTCTGAGGCAGCCAAGACAGTGAAGTGCATCAATAAGAACCTGACAGAGGTCCCACCAAACCTGCCTCACTACGTCCAGAACCTCTTTCTCACTGGCAACCACATCCGGCACCTCGCATCTGGCACCTTCCTCTCCGAGCTCCGGCTGGAGCTCAGCAGCGTCAACCTGAGCGGTAATCAGCTGGAGCAAGTGGATGCAGAGGCTTTTGCTGGACTGTCCAGCCTGAAGCGCCTGGACCTGAGTGACAACACTCTCATCTGGATCAGTCCTGAAGCCTttggcaatggcagcagcagcccttTGGAGGAGCTAAATCTGCGTAACTCCCTCTACAATAACAGCAGGGTGGCAGCCATTGCTGAGCTGCTCCAGAGGGGGACCTTCCTGAACTTGACCCACCTGTACCTGTCTGATAACAACCTGGTTTACTTGCCAGCAGGCATCTTCTCCATGCTGCCCAACCTGCGGCAGCTGGACCTGCACAACAACTCCCTGGTGGGCTTGCATAACGTCTCTTTCTGGGGTCTCCGCCAGCTGCAGAATTTCAACCTTGGAGACAACTCCCTCAAGTGCCTGAGGAACAGCACCCTTGTGCAGCTCCGCAGCCTCCCCTGGCTCTCCAGCCTTAACCTCAGCCACAACACCTGGGTCTGTGACTGCAACATCGAGGACATGGTGAACTGGTTGAAGGAAAGTGACCAGGTGGAGGCCAAAGCGTCTCTCAAGTGCTCTTCTCCTGAGGAGATGGAGAATAGCTCCTTGGTGAGCCTTGATTTCTCAGGCCTGAGCTGCCCCGAGCCAATGGATGACCAGGCTCAGCTGCAGACTTCTTACGTCTTCCTTGGCATAGTTTTAGCCCTCATTGGTGCCATTTTCCTCCTGGTTTTATACTTGAACCGAAAAGGGATCAAAAAGTGGATGTACAATATCAGGGATGCCTGTAGAGACCACATGGAGGGATATCACTACAGGTATGAGATCAACGCCGATCCCAGGCTGACACACCTTGGCTCCAATTCAGATGTCTGA